From one Dermacentor variabilis isolate Ectoservices chromosome 3, ASM5094787v1, whole genome shotgun sequence genomic stretch:
- the LOC142575459 gene encoding U6 snRNA-associated Sm-like protein LSm5 — MTMSAVNPSSLLPLELIDKCIGSKIHIIMKSDKEIVGTLLGFDDFVNMVLEDVTEYESTPEGRRITKLDQILLNGNNITMMVPGGDMPDS, encoded by the exons ATGACGATGTCAGCCGTAAACCCATCCAGTCTGCTGCCCTTGG AGCTGATCGACAAGTGCATCGGATCCAAGATTCACATTATCATGAAAAGTGACAAAGAGATAGTGGGAACGCTACTTGGCTTTGACGACTTCGTCA ATATGGTGCTCGAAGACGTTACGGAATA CGAGAGTACCCCTGAAGGCAGGAGGATTACGAAACTCGACCAAATTCTTCTTAACGGTAACAACATTACGATG ATGGTTCCTGGAGGTGACATGCCAGACTCTTGA
- the LOC142575461 gene encoding DALR anticodon-binding domain-containing protein 3 — protein MEISHSIAVFLKDFCDRVRVTDIPLIEAVGCPSNKKRKRPADYRIFVGKPGHSNLQPHLQRLVRELLSASASWSVPLCSCQLLSPLYVEISLNRAAAYSSLFNFMLGTRGENCQQQRGGSENVLVFVPHPDDSFTGIRTEMLAAYASRCYADKNVDVTIYASKPLHALAHHAFLNVIACNEGSPYGTHGNDMACLMKCTKFFDEGDMTFDLKSYVVSEGVDVSGYDVHLGKVSIESPAFFIARQLARILKIHCDAKPSTVLVVAPAYKSFVVQQAGLLCSIMLAQEQRNRPQPTVLYLIHEGTFELSDHTFDDYLQQRRTFVTGAFHRPQIDLLASAGGCGFEDESSLTGNNLQAAIDVLVETEVAYEFLSSKQNVKLKLRERLSQAEKGRYVSQYTLARIAAILNKYESYVKAGTYPALCSLEDVDFDLLSEESEWLLWHRLLLCCQVLEEPMPRVLSGSIKVEVNTHGLLRALEALCTEFSAYYSKIRVLVHPEPHLNATVFARIWLIKAVQKTVLGVLNRFGLKGLDRM, from the exons ATGGAAATATCTCACTCGATTGCTGTGTTCCTCAAGGACTTCTGTGATCGAGTGCGCGTGACAGACATTCCTCTGATTGAAGCCGTCGGCTGCCCCTCCAACAAGAAGCGTAAGCGCCCGGCGGACTATCGAATTTTCGTTGGAAAACCCGGCCACTCAAATCTGCAGCCGCACTTGCAGCGTCTGGTTCGTGAACTCTTATCTGCGAGCGCGTCGTGGAGTGTGCCTCTTTGCAGTTGCCAGCTCCTGTCACCCTTGTATGTCGAGATTTCCCTGAACCGCGCTGCAGCCTACAGTTCATTGTTTAATTTTATGCTTGGCACACGAGGAGAAAACTGTCAGCAGCAGCGGGGCGGCAGCGAAAATGTGCTGGTATTTGTCCCTCACCCAGATGACTCATTCACAGGAATACGAACTGAAATGTTAGCTGCCTATGCTTCAAGGTGTTATGCTGACAAGAATGTAGATGTTACTATCTATGCCAGCAAGCCACTACATGCACTAGCGCATCATGCTTTCCTTAACGTAATAGCATGTAATGAAGGCTCTCCATACGGGACACATGGAAATGACATGGCTTGCCTGATGAAGTGCACGAAATTTTTTGATGAGGGTGACATGACATTTGATCTTAAGAGCTACGTTGTGAGTGAAGGTGTCGATGTGTCTGGTTATGACGTGCACCTTGGCAAAGTGAGCATTGAAAGCCCTGCATTTTTTATTGCACGTCAACTTGCACGCATCCTCAAAATTCACTGTGACGCTAAGCCTAGCACCGTCCTTGTTGTTGCCCCAGCCTATAAAAGTTTTGTGGTACAACAAGCTGGGCTCTTGTGCTCAATAATGCTTGCCCAGGAACAGCGAAACAGGCCCCAGCCAACAGTGCTTTATCTGATTCATGAAGGAACTTTCGAACTAAGCGACCACACCTTTGATGACTACTTGCAACAGAGGAGGACTTTTGTGACTGGAGCCTTTCACCGTCCTCAAATAGACCTGCTGGCCTCTGCAGGAGGATGCGGTTTTGAAGATGAGTCATCACTGACTGGCAACAACTTACAGGCAGCAATTGATGTGCTTGTGGAAACTGAAGTCGCTTATGAGTTCCTTTCAAGCAAGCAGAATGTCAAGTTGAAGCTGCGTGAGCGCTTAAGCCAGGCAGAGAAGGGCCGTTACGTTTCCCAGTACACATTGGCTAGGATTGCTGCTATACTAAACAAGTACGAGTCGTATGTGAAAGCAG GCACTTACCCAGCACTGTGCAGTCTGGAAGACGTCGACTTTGACCTGCTCTCCGAAGAGTCAGAATGGCTGCTCTGGCACAGACTGTTGCTGTGCTGCCAGGTGCTCGAAGAACCCATGCCCCGGGTGCTATCCGGCAGCATCAAAGTCGAAGTCAACACGCACGGTCTCCTCAGAGCCCTGGAGGCACTCTGCACAGAGTTCAGTGCCTACTACAGCAAGATCCGTGTTCTCGTTCATCCAGAGCCACACTTGAACGCCACTGTGTTTGCACGAATCTGGCTTATCAAGGCTGTTCAGAAGACGGTGCTTGGTGTACTGAACAGGTTCGGCTTGAAAGGGCTGGACAGAATGTGA
- the LOC142575464 gene encoding protein PBDC1: protein MAKIADGVDPVAALGAAQLLTRPASEFGNDPTVESLWAIKAVEHMEVYFNLISAVDPKILKLTPHDEAIYKEFRERFPDLDVKHLVESEIKTEESKKEWREFCLKFEKVVEDFNFATLLRLNSEKDYAEENTTLVPRVQFYAIEIARNREGCNDDVRKNYAPKPRNRE, encoded by the coding sequence ATGGCGAAAATCGCGGATGGTGTGGACCCTGTAGCGGCGCTCGGAGCCGCACAGTTGCTTACGAGGCCTGCGTCCGAGTTCGGCAACGATCCCACCGTCGAATCCCTGTGGGCCATAAAAGCTGTCGAGCACATGGAAGTCTACTTCAACCTGATCAGCGCCGTCGATCCAAAGATCCTCAAGCTGACACCTCACGACGAAGCAATATACAAGGAATTCAGGGAACGGTTCCCCGACTTGGATGTCAAGCATCTCGTGGAGTCCGAAATCAAGACCGAAGAGTCAAAAAAGGAATGGAGGGAATTCTGTCTCAAGTTCGAGAAAGTCGTCGAAGACTTCAACTTCGCCACTCTACTTCGACTAAACAGCGAGAAAGATTACGCTGAAGAAAACACGACGCTCGTTCCGAGGGTGCAGTTCTACGCGATAGAGATAGCGCGGAACAGGGAAGGCTGCAACGACGACGTAAGAAAAAATTATGCGCCAAAGCCACGAAACCGCGAGTGA